The genomic interval CATCGTAGTTGCCGGCCACGAGCTTTTCGGCGAGATCGGCGGGCCGCGTTTGCGGTTTGTCGCCCCGAATCATGAGCGTCTCGACGTGGATGTCGGGCGACGTGTCGAGCGACCAGCGCAAGAACTTCTGCTCGGCGGACCAATTCCCCTCGAGATACAGCACGTTCAGCCCACCGCTGCGCACGGTGACGAACGTGCTGATTTCGTTGTTCGTCGTCAGCAGCTCGCCGGGTTGCGGCGGCGCCTTGATCGTGACTTTGATCTCGCCGGGCACTTCCGGCACGTATTGCTGCTCAACCGTGATCCGCTCGCCGTCTTGTCGGGCCGTGATTTGCTTGGTGGCCACGACCTCCATTTTGCCGGGCGAGGTTTCCACCAACAATTGCACCGGCACGACCTGGTTCTCCAGGCCGTCCAAACGCACCGACGCGGACGCGAGTAGCGGGTTTTTGACGAACACGCCGCTGGGCACCGACAGCTCGTCGAGGGCCACGTCGCGCGTTTGACCGGGTCCGCGCCCCTGGCCGAACGGAACGGCATAAAGTCGATAACCGAGATCGGCCATCCGCCGCACGGGGATTTGCGGCGGCAGATCGCGCGGCGCGTAGGCCCGCTGGGCGCCGTCGCTCAGCAGGATGACGCCGGCCAGACGTTTGCCGGCCTGGGCCTTGAGCACCTGGTCCATCGACGAGCCGATGGCCGTTTGCACTCCGTCGGGCACGCCGCCCAGATCGAGCTTGCCCGGCTCATAATCGACCGCCCGTGCCTGTTCGTCGAACTCGTATACCCGGACTTCCAAATCCTTTGCCAGCTCGTCGAAGGCCGGCAGCGACTCTTTCAACGCGGCCTGGGCGGCGTCCCAGCGGCTTTTTTTGCCGACCATGTCGGTGACCAGCATGCTTCGCGAGTGGTCGAGCAGAACCAGCAGCGTGGCGGCCTGCTTGGTGATTTTGGTCCAGACGAGCGTCGGCCGCAGCATGGCGAAGATCACCAGCAGAATCACCAGCAGCCGCAGCAAGGCCAGCACCGCGCGTCGGCGGCGGTTCGTCCGATCGCGGGCCGGGCCGAAAAACAACAGCGCCAGGAGCACGACGGCCAGCGGCACGACGAGCCACCATCCGAGGATGGGAGCGATGGAAAGCCGCACGATATTGGTAGGAAGCGTCATCAGTTCCATTTTGCTGACCGACCGCGCTTTGTGGTAGTAGTGATTCACTCGATGATTTTATTGCCGAACAGAAGTCGGTCGATTTCGGCCAGCCGGAACTCGCGCCGCTTGCCGATGCTCTCGTTGACCAGCCGCATCAGGGCCTCGGCTTCGATGAACACGACGCCGCGAATGGGCGTGCCGGTCATGAACCGGGCGAGCTTGTCGAGATCGTCGTGCCGGAAGCCGCGGCCGATGACGGCGAAATAGACGCGTTCGATACCCGATGCGGCCAATTCACGTGTGTGGGTCGTGGCGCAGGATGTGTTGTTCGTAGATTCCGCAATCGCGCTGGCTGGGCGGCCGTTCGTCCGCCGTCGTCCGGTTGGCAGGTGTCTGCGCCTTTTCTCGCTTGGGCATGGTGTTGGGTTCTCCGAGGTTCAGGGTTCAGGGTTCAGGGTTCAGGGGGCCGGTTTGCTTGTGAAAAACAAGAATCAAGCGCGCCGTCTGGGCCATCTAAGTTGTTCGAGGCCCGTGGTTTGCGGCGATTCGAGGAAGCATCGACGCTGACTTGTACAAGCGCGGAACCATCTGGCGGCTCTGTAGGGAACGCCCTCCGTGGCGTTCCGAGGTCTGGCGGCTCTGTAGGGACCGCCCTCCGTGGCGTTCCGAGGTCGTGCGGGTTGGCGCCGACCGCGCTGCGCGGAACGCCACAGAGGGCGTTCCCCACAGAGCGCTCCTCGTTCGTGCAAATTTGCACAAGCGAGAAAAACCCGAGGGATTTCATCATCTCGTAGCTCTGAAGAGGGGATGAGCGATGAGGCATGAGGGATGGCCAAAATAAAGTCGCGAGTTGGGCGTTGAGGGGCGTTCCGCGGTGGTCCGGTCCTGCCTTCTTGCACTTTACTCGCCGACTGGCTTGGGCACGTATCGTAGGCATCACGCTCCGCCGTGACGGAACCTTTCGGCCGCGGATGCTGACAGAAGAACTACCTGGCAGAAAAATGGGGAACGCGGCCGTCGAGCGAGGCGCCATTGGCTCATTTTTCTGTCAGGTGGTTTTTCTGTCATCCGTCTCTTTGAGCGCGGTTCATCCCTGCTGGCTCATCACTCATCTTGCACGGCCATTGGCTTGCATGGCTCTCGCGATGCGCTCGTCCACCGCTTGGCTGATTCCGGTCCCTCGTCTCTCATCCCTCATCTTTATCCACGATTGCCTAATATATATGCACAAAAATAGCCGCATGCGTACAGATTAGGCAGTCGCGCGGATTGCCCTCCAAATAGGTACGAAATGCTAAAAAACGCCGTGTTTGACCGGCTATTGCAAATTTGCAAAAGCCGTGCGCCGAGGTGCCGCGCTGGACCGCCGCGCGGTTCGGCTGCTCAATTCTTAGGCACGCCAGCATGGCCGTAAAAGAGGGAAAAAACCCGGATAAAACGGATGGGCGTATTCTCGATGGCCGACTATTTCTTCGCCAGCGGACCGGGCCGCCGCACGTGCAGCGTGACGGGCTGCGAGGCCTGACCGCCGGCGTTGTTGGCCAACGCATAGAACTTGCGATCGATGTCGGGCACCCAGCGGGCACAGGTCAGAAAGATTTGCCGCTCATCCTGGCCTTCGGGAATCAAAACGCCGTTCAGCCCGATGTTGTCGACAATCACACCGTGCGGCAAATTGTCGACGTCGAACTGCACGCGGTCTTTGAAGCCGTTGCGATCCACCTTCAGTGTGGCCGTGATGGTTGTGCCCGGTGCAATCGTCAGGTCGGCCGGCTCCAGCCGCACGATCAAGTTTGGTTTGTCGGCCAGCTTCACCTGCCCGAGGCCGTTCACCTCTTTGGTCACCGTTTGTCCGGCGATCTGGGCTTTGGCTTTGATCTTCACCTGCTGCCAGGCTTCGGGCGGCGGCTGCGCGGCGTCGGCCGTGGCGTTGAGCACCGCACGGGCTTCCACGTGACCGGCCTGAATCACGACCGGCGTGGAGATGGCGAATCCGGCGGGCAGCCCGGCCACTTCGATCGTAACGTCGTCGTCAAAGCCGTCGTGGCGATCGACCGAAAACGACAGCCGGCGGCCGCTGCCGCGGGCCACGGTCGGGTTGACGTCGGCCAGGCGGACCTCGAAATCGGGCTTCGGCCCGCGCACTGTCAGCCGATAGACAAAACGGTCGCCGCTGAAACCGCGCACGTCGCTGACACGCACCAGGTACGCCCCGTCGGCCGGCACCGTACACGTCAGTCGCGAGTCGCGGCCGAGCTTCCGCTCCATATCGTCGTCGTTCGCATAGTAAAGAGGAAAGACCGGCAGGCCGTTAGGCACAAGCTTGTCGCCGGGCGGGTGCGGCTCGACCGTGTAGCAAGAGTCGCCCAGAGCGTGGCTCGTCGGGCTGGTGTCGAAATAATTCCGCCGCCGGCCTCCGAGTTGATAGAAGGCGAGTTCCGAGTCGGGGCCTTGCGGCATGCGGAACACGCGACAGACTTCGCCCTGCACATACATGAACTCGTTCATCTCCATCTCCTCCCAGTTCTTTGGCCGCAAGCCGCCGCTGTTGGAATCGATGCCGCGGAACTCCAGGTAGCTGTCTCGCACCGCTTGCAGCAACAGCCGCAAGACCGGCATACCCTTGGCATCCAGCACGTCCAATCGCGTGTCGATCGGCGAGCCGCGCCGTTCGCCCTCCGTCTCGATTATCCAAGTCTGGCCGGCCTTGGCCTCGAAGCGAAACAGATCGACGTCGCCCGCCGAGGCGATGCGGCCGTTGACGCTGCCCGGCACGGCGATGGGCGTCGCCTTGTCGGCCGCGTCGTTCGGCTCGGCCTCCACCAATTCCGACGCGGCACTGGCCAGCACGTTCAGCGGCCGGCCGACGCGGAAGCGATTCGTATCGATCGGCACGGGCCGGTCGCCGGGCGGTCCGGCAGGCAGCTTGAGGCGCGTGCCCGGCGGCACGTTGTAACCGACCAGCTCGACTTCGGCCTCTTGATTCGCAGGCACGCTGACTGGATAGCAGGCGGTGACGTAGGGCAGTTCGCCGACCGAGAGGCGATAAAAATGCTTGTCGGAGCCGGTCAACGCCAGGTCGCTGATGCGGACGGTGTAGCGGCCGTCGGCCGGAACCGTGTAGGCCACGAGCGGATCTTGCCGCCCGTCGAAATCGTTGTTGCCGGCCACGACTTCGCCCGCCGGATCGAGCAGCGTGAGCACGCCGTCGAGGGCCGAGCCGAGGCTCTTGGCCGCCAGTTCGCAAACGATCGTTTGCCCGGCCTTGGCCTCGAAGGCGACATGATCGACGTCGCCGCGGGCGGCGAGCGTTCCCCAGATTCCCGCCGGCAAGGCGACGACCGCGGCGTTCTTGGGCGAGTTGTTCTCTTCGGTTTCGGCCACCTGCGGCAGATCGTCGACCTCGATCGGCATGCTGCCGCTCTTGCCGCCCTCGGTTACGATGCCGACCTGATAGGAGCCTCGCGGCAAATCGGCGGCCGGCGTGATCTCGACCCACGTTTCGTCGGCCCGCTCGGTTTCAGCCGATACGACCTTGCCTTGCAGCTTCGGGTGGTTGAATTCGATGCGAAGTGTGCCGGCAAGACCATTCGTGGGGCGGGCTTCTGGCCCGTCATGGACCGGATCTTTGACGGCCTGGGAAGGCCGCCCCACGAGATATTTGCCGGTGAGCTTCACGCGGGTGGTTGTGCCTCGCTGCACGCCGCGCGGCCAAAGCGCGGCCAGTTCGGGCTTGGGCGGCGGAATCATCTGGCCGTTGGTGTCGTCATAAAAAGCGAAGGAGCCGTCGAGGCGGCCCACGAGCAGCGTCTTGTTGTCGGCGGTCAGTGCCAACGCGGCCGGCCAGTCGGGCTGGGCGACGAGCGAGAGCCGCTCGATGACCTGGTCCGCATTCCAGACCCGCACCGTGCGGTCCTCCGCCGAGCTGGCCAGCGTTTTGCCGTCGCGCGACCAAGCCAGTTCGATGATCGCCCCTTCGTGCGCGAAGCGCGTGATGGCCAGCGGGTTGGTTCCTTCCTTTGCCGAGTCGCTCAGATTCCAGACGCGAATGCGGTTATCGACGCCGCCGGCCGCCACGCGCCGCCCGTCGGGACTGAAGACAACGGCGTATTGCTCCTTGAGCGGTTGGCCGAAGGTGTCGAGCCGGTTGCCGCTGGCCACGTCCCACAGCTTGACCGTGCGGTCGGCGCTGGCGC from Pirellulales bacterium carries:
- a CDS encoding glutamine amidotransferase — encoded protein: MNHYYHKARSVSKMELMTLPTNIVRLSIAPILGWWLVVPLAVVLLALLFFGPARDRTNRRRRAVLALLRLLVILLVIFAMLRPTLVWTKITKQAATLLVLLDHSRSMLVTDMVGKKSRWDAAQAALKESLPAFDELAKDLEVRVYEFDEQARAVDYEPGKLDLGGVPDGVQTAIGSSMDQVLKAQAGKRLAGVILLSDGAQRAYAPRDLPPQIPVRRMADLGYRLYAVPFGQGRGPGQTRDVALDELSVPSGVFVKNPLLASASVRLDGLENQVVPVQLLVETSPGKMEVVATKQITARQDGERITVEQQYVPEVPGEIKVTIKAPPQPGELLTTNNEISTFVTVRSGGLNVLYLEGNWSAEQKFLRWSLDTSPDIHVETLMIRGDKPQTRPADLAEKLVAGNYDVYLIGDLDSQVFKPEDLDSLTKAIERGAGFMMLGGLHSFGPGGYGNTPLVDVLPIEFDRLERQNFGEKVREDLHLPGPLRMVPAKQGLRQYVMQLSSSDNAGAWSRLPPLTGANRFSGLKPTANVLAESQGGQPLLVAGDYGNGRVLAFAGDSTWRWWMQGHESEHKRFWRQVILWLSHKDETTEGAVQIKLAQRRFMPGSRVDFSVGAETAEGEPVTDAQFNAHVLTPDGRKINVRLRRDGEAKGHFSGTLLETQAVGDYTLVVEAAREQQPIGTAKARFLVFEQDLELNNPAADVGSLESLAAMTSGKTVAPEQLPRLLDEIKAGTKELEIETQTKDTLWDNWKFFLCFVGLLVLEWFLRKKWGLV
- a CDS encoding pre-peptidase C-terminal domain-containing protein, with translation MSSEDIVIASKRLLDFGRWTLDFGLKFACALFAFIRAVGAAAPPDYNQHIAPIFKQYCLGCHNAKDAEGKLVLESYETLLKGGEGGAVLLPGKSDQSRLVLMLEGKIEPVMPPEDNERPKAEEIALVRAWVDAGAKNPNGQPPDPTMLVTPKVDLLAPARKVINAAAVSPDGKLAALAGYREVRLVDTASRATLRTLAGHRGSVADVAFSSDGAKLISAAGEPGLFGELKLWNVADGALVRTIVGHRDSLYAAAISADGKLIATGGYDQDIKLWDAATGQEVRTITGHNGAVFDLAFSPNGKLLASASADRTVKLWDVASGNRLDTFGQPLKEQYAVVFSPDGRRVAAGGVDNRIRVWNLSDSAKEGTNPLAITRFAHEGAIIELAWSRDGKTLASSAEDRTVRVWNADQVIERLSLVAQPDWPAALALTADNKTLLVGRLDGSFAFYDDTNGQMIPPPKPELAALWPRGVQRGTTTRVKLTGKYLVGRPSQAVKDPVHDGPEARPTNGLAGTLRIEFNHPKLQGKVVSAETERADETWVEITPAADLPRGSYQVGIVTEGGKSGSMPIEVDDLPQVAETEENNSPKNAAVVALPAGIWGTLAARGDVDHVAFEAKAGQTIVCELAAKSLGSALDGVLTLLDPAGEVVAGNNDFDGRQDPLVAYTVPADGRYTVRISDLALTGSDKHFYRLSVGELPYVTACYPVSVPANQEAEVELVGYNVPPGTRLKLPAGPPGDRPVPIDTNRFRVGRPLNVLASAASELVEAEPNDAADKATPIAVPGSVNGRIASAGDVDLFRFEAKAGQTWIIETEGERRGSPIDTRLDVLDAKGMPVLRLLLQAVRDSYLEFRGIDSNSGGLRPKNWEEMEMNEFMYVQGEVCRVFRMPQGPDSELAFYQLGGRRRNYFDTSPTSHALGDSCYTVEPHPPGDKLVPNGLPVFPLYYANDDDMERKLGRDSRLTCTVPADGAYLVRVSDVRGFSGDRFVYRLTVRGPKPDFEVRLADVNPTVARGSGRRLSFSVDRHDGFDDDVTIEVAGLPAGFAISTPVVIQAGHVEARAVLNATADAAQPPPEAWQQVKIKAKAQIAGQTVTKEVNGLGQVKLADKPNLIVRLEPADLTIAPGTTITATLKVDRNGFKDRVQFDVDNLPHGVIVDNIGLNGVLIPEGQDERQIFLTCARWVPDIDRKFYALANNAGGQASQPVTLHVRRPGPLAKK